In one window of Frigoriglobus tundricola DNA:
- a CDS encoding 4Fe-4S dicluster domain-containing protein, whose protein sequence is MAADNQVGGAGPVLANELRVGATPQSVESPRAVGLLAVILHRLTYPFRRGARPAPHAATGFYTDTTVCIGCKACEVACKQWNQLPSDGFEFSGNSYDNTGALTAESWRHVKFIEQFPPEKEEPPPGSPSNPVPSPDSMPAPASPQPESPARFPLDVLPTPVAPAKPDFARWLMMSDVCKHCVTAPCQQSCPTGAILYNEYANVYIQADICNGCGYCVAACPFGVITRSHYDGHTHKCTLCYDRQKDGLVPACAKACPTASIQFGPVTELRERAEKRVADLRAKGVDAKLYGAEATETYSELNSFYLLVDEPEVYGLPPKPVNPWLHMRGDYLRSVAAGLIGLVVLALSFLLAGG, encoded by the coding sequence ATGGCGGCTGACAACCAGGTCGGTGGTGCAGGGCCGGTCCTCGCGAACGAATTGAGGGTCGGCGCCACGCCGCAGAGCGTAGAGTCGCCCCGTGCGGTCGGGCTGCTCGCCGTGATCCTGCACCGCCTCACGTACCCGTTCCGGCGCGGCGCGCGCCCCGCGCCACACGCGGCCACCGGGTTCTACACCGACACCACCGTGTGCATCGGCTGCAAGGCGTGCGAGGTGGCGTGCAAGCAGTGGAACCAGCTCCCGTCCGACGGGTTCGAGTTCAGCGGCAACAGTTACGACAACACCGGCGCTCTTACCGCCGAATCGTGGCGCCACGTCAAGTTCATTGAACAGTTCCCGCCTGAGAAGGAGGAGCCCCCCCCGGGTTCCCCCTCGAACCCCGTTCCGTCGCCTGACTCGATGCCCGCACCTGCGAGTCCGCAGCCCGAGTCCCCGGCGCGATTTCCGCTCGATGTGTTGCCCACGCCCGTTGCGCCGGCCAAGCCGGATTTCGCGCGGTGGCTCATGATGTCGGACGTGTGCAAGCACTGCGTCACGGCCCCGTGCCAGCAGTCGTGCCCGACGGGCGCCATCCTCTACAACGAGTACGCCAACGTTTACATCCAGGCGGACATCTGCAACGGGTGCGGCTACTGCGTGGCCGCGTGCCCGTTCGGTGTCATCACCCGCAGCCATTACGACGGGCACACGCACAAGTGTACCCTGTGCTACGACCGGCAGAAGGACGGGCTCGTGCCGGCGTGCGCGAAGGCGTGCCCGACGGCGTCGATCCAGTTCGGGCCGGTGACCGAACTGCGCGAGCGGGCAGAAAAACGCGTTGCCGATCTGCGCGCGAAAGGCGTGGACGCGAAGTTGTACGGCGCGGAGGCGACCGAGACGTATTCAGAGCTGAACTCGTTTTACCTGCTCGTGGACGAGCCCGAAGTGTACGGGCTGCCACCGAAGCCGGTGAACCCGTGGCTTCACATGCGCGGCGACTATCTCCGCTCGGTTGCGGCCGGGCTCATTGGTCTGGTAGTGCTGGCGCTGTCCTTCCTTCTGGCGGGGGGCTGA
- the fdh gene encoding formate dehydrogenase, protein MFSLPLASKPQPFSPQTSAKGSRLRGATVTPGVCPYCAVGCGQLLYTKGGQLIDIEGDPRSPINEGTLCPKGANAFQLAVNSNRVTQVLYRAPYSDRWETKSIDWAMDQIANRVKAARDKDFATRTPDGRVLNAVDTFGTLGGATLDIEENYLIKKLFSAGLGVVPIENQARIUHSASVPGLGASFGRGAATSYQQDLANSDCILIMGSNMAEAHPVGFRWPMKAKEKGAPLIHVDPRFSRTSALCDLYVGIRAGSDIAFLGALVNYVLTHEKWFDEYVRAYTNASTIIEPDFEDTEDLAGLFSGYHSEGGGTYDPEAGQWGYEGAGGSAQKKSEPGQHGTHGYGQMGGADHGGKAKHDPTLQHPHCVMQILRRHFSRYTPEAVAAVCGCRPEEITRVAELLCANSGRERTSAIVYAVGWTQHTTGVQIIRTAGILQLLLGNMGRPGGGIMAMRGHSSIQGSTDVPTLYDLLPGYLPQPVADADHEKLADYIAKEGMPTGYWANFDKFIVSLLKAYYGDAARPENDYRFGWLPRVKGDHSHLVTFNRMARGEMTGFFLLGQNPAGGGMNAGLQRAALRNLEWLVVADWFETESAVFWKDDPNGPSPKDIKTEVFFIPSASHVEKEGTLTNTQRLLQWHNKVLDPKNDSRSDAWFIYQLGKRLKALYAGSTDPKDAPLLALTWDYDHDHPQKLPDGTTSRIAGEPDIKKVLQEINGCRLGEIDPRTGRPKLVADFSELKADGSTACGCWIYSGVFPEPDRNRANERNYTPGNPVQPTWGFAWPLNRRMLYNRASADPEGRPWSERKKFIWWDAEKARWVGPDVPDFEPTKSPDYRPPEGAKGMAAIAGNRPFIMKTDGLGWLYAPKGVKDGPLPTHYEPLESPVGNLLYPRQAVTPTVRTFDGPLNHLASSPSAEFPIVACTFRLTEHYLSGPMSRFNSWLNELQPAMFVEMSPALATERGVSNGDWVTVTSARGAIECRALVTRRIKVLHVDGRVVHQVGLPFHWAFAGEVVGGNANDLTAIVAEPNVSMHEGKVFACQVAPGRHAGKSPVPTKPAVPWPTSEPIPTTPRSAQPEGGFSHGG, encoded by the coding sequence GTGTTCAGCTTGCCGCTTGCATCCAAGCCCCAACCGTTCAGCCCGCAGACGAGCGCGAAGGGATCGCGGTTGCGCGGGGCGACCGTCACCCCAGGCGTCTGCCCGTACTGTGCCGTAGGGTGCGGACAACTCCTTTACACAAAGGGCGGTCAGCTCATCGACATTGAGGGCGACCCGCGCAGCCCGATCAACGAGGGCACGCTCTGTCCCAAAGGCGCGAACGCGTTCCAGCTCGCCGTCAATTCGAACCGCGTCACGCAGGTCCTCTACCGTGCCCCGTACTCCGACCGGTGGGAAACGAAGTCCATCGACTGGGCAATGGATCAGATCGCGAACCGGGTGAAGGCCGCCCGCGACAAGGATTTCGCGACCCGCACCCCGGACGGCCGGGTGCTCAACGCGGTGGACACCTTCGGCACCCTGGGCGGGGCCACGCTCGACATTGAAGAGAACTACCTCATCAAGAAACTGTTCTCGGCCGGGTTGGGCGTAGTTCCGATCGAAAACCAGGCGCGAATATGACACTCGGCCTCGGTGCCCGGTCTGGGCGCCTCGTTCGGTCGCGGTGCGGCCACCAGTTACCAGCAGGATCTCGCCAACAGTGACTGCATTCTGATCATGGGCTCCAACATGGCGGAGGCCCACCCGGTGGGCTTCCGCTGGCCCATGAAAGCCAAGGAGAAGGGCGCCCCGCTCATTCACGTCGATCCCCGGTTCTCCCGGACGTCGGCGCTGTGCGATCTGTACGTGGGCATCCGGGCCGGCTCGGACATCGCGTTCCTCGGCGCGCTGGTGAACTACGTCCTGACCCACGAGAAGTGGTTCGACGAGTACGTTCGCGCGTACACGAACGCTTCGACCATAATCGAGCCCGACTTCGAGGACACCGAAGACCTCGCGGGCCTGTTCAGCGGCTACCACTCCGAAGGTGGCGGCACCTACGACCCCGAAGCCGGTCAGTGGGGGTACGAAGGCGCGGGCGGGTCTGCGCAAAAGAAGTCCGAACCGGGGCAGCACGGCACGCACGGCTACGGTCAGATGGGCGGGGCCGACCACGGCGGGAAAGCGAAGCACGACCCGACGCTCCAGCACCCGCACTGCGTGATGCAGATCCTCCGTCGACACTTCAGCCGCTACACGCCGGAGGCGGTCGCGGCCGTGTGCGGCTGCCGGCCGGAGGAAATCACCCGCGTGGCCGAGCTGCTGTGCGCCAACTCGGGTCGCGAGCGCACGAGCGCCATCGTGTACGCCGTCGGCTGGACCCAGCACACGACCGGCGTGCAGATCATCCGCACCGCGGGCATTTTGCAACTGCTCCTGGGCAACATGGGGCGGCCGGGCGGCGGCATCATGGCCATGCGTGGCCACTCCAGCATCCAGGGCAGCACCGACGTTCCGACGCTCTACGACCTCCTGCCCGGCTACCTGCCGCAGCCTGTCGCGGACGCCGACCACGAGAAGCTCGCGGACTACATCGCGAAGGAGGGGATGCCGACCGGCTATTGGGCGAACTTCGACAAGTTCATCGTGTCGCTGCTCAAAGCGTACTACGGCGACGCCGCCCGACCCGAGAACGACTACCGGTTCGGCTGGCTCCCGCGCGTGAAGGGTGACCACTCGCACCTCGTCACCTTCAACCGCATGGCCCGCGGTGAGATGACCGGGTTCTTCCTCCTGGGCCAGAACCCGGCCGGGGGCGGCATGAACGCCGGCCTCCAGCGCGCCGCCCTGCGCAACCTCGAATGGCTGGTCGTGGCCGACTGGTTCGAGACCGAGAGCGCGGTGTTCTGGAAGGACGACCCGAACGGCCCGTCCCCGAAGGACATCAAAACCGAGGTGTTCTTCATCCCGTCCGCGAGCCACGTCGAAAAGGAGGGGACGCTCACCAACACGCAGCGCCTGCTCCAGTGGCACAACAAGGTGCTCGACCCGAAGAACGATTCCCGCTCCGATGCGTGGTTCATCTACCAGCTCGGTAAGCGCCTGAAGGCACTCTATGCCGGATCGACCGACCCGAAGGACGCCCCGCTGCTCGCCCTCACCTGGGATTACGATCACGATCACCCGCAGAAGCTCCCGGACGGAACCACGAGCCGCATCGCAGGCGAGCCGGACATCAAGAAGGTGCTTCAGGAGATCAACGGCTGTCGTTTGGGCGAAATCGATCCGCGCACCGGGCGCCCGAAACTGGTCGCGGACTTCTCGGAACTGAAGGCCGACGGTTCGACCGCGTGCGGGTGCTGGATTTACAGCGGCGTGTTCCCCGAACCCGACCGTAACCGGGCCAACGAGCGGAACTATACCCCCGGCAACCCGGTGCAGCCGACCTGGGGCTTCGCGTGGCCGCTGAACCGCCGGATGCTCTACAACCGCGCCTCCGCCGATCCCGAAGGGCGGCCGTGGTCGGAGCGGAAGAAGTTCATCTGGTGGGACGCCGAGAAGGCGCGGTGGGTCGGGCCGGACGTGCCGGACTTCGAGCCGACCAAGTCGCCCGACTACCGGCCGCCAGAGGGTGCGAAGGGGATGGCCGCGATCGCCGGGAACCGGCCGTTCATCATGAAAACGGACGGGCTCGGCTGGCTGTACGCGCCGAAGGGCGTGAAAGACGGCCCGCTACCCACGCACTATGAGCCGCTCGAATCGCCGGTGGGCAACCTGCTGTACCCGCGCCAGGCGGTCACTCCGACCGTCCGCACGTTCGACGGGCCGCTCAACCACCTGGCGTCCTCGCCGAGTGCGGAGTTCCCGATCGTCGCGTGTACGTTCCGCCTCACGGAACACTACCTGAGCGGCCCGATGAGTCGGTTCAATTCGTGGCTGAACGAGCTCCAGCCGGCGATGTTTGTGGAAATGAGCCCCGCGCTCGCCACCGAACGCGGGGTCAGCAACGGCGACTGGGTGACGGTGACATCCGCTCGCGGGGCGATCGAGTGCCGGGCACTGGTGACGCGGCGGATCAAAGTGCTTCACGTGGACGGGCGAGTGGTTCATCAGGTCGGGCTGCCGTTCCACTGGGCTTTTGCCGGTGAGGTCGTGGGCGGGAACGCGAACGATCTGACCGCGATCGTCGCCGAGCCGAACGTCAGTATGCACGAGGGTAAGGTGTTCGCCTGCCAGGTGGCACCCGGCCGACACGCCGGGAAGTCCCCCGTGCCGACGAAGCCGGCGGTGCCGTGGCCGACCTCCGAGCCGATTCCGACGACCCCCCGGTCCGCACAACCCGAAGGGGGCTTCTCGCATGGCGGCTGA
- a CDS encoding WD40 repeat domain-containing protein, which translates to MSAAQEPPSRSNTPQGQTKDPPLVGPAQANGLPAGAIARLGHTRLRHADKPTCVAFAPDGKTFVTGGDDGTVRVWSVATGEQVHLIQKPGLGVTALQFTHGGKRLAVQFGTDGLIRFFDANTFRDLGSAPFVNRHLFDFSADGTYMATTDLAGNLTVTELANDLPKLELADAKRFAFHPDGKSIAVADTKGTITVYLLTGGKPTFTTKREGEVTGLAYSPNGTRLAVGTRTADGTGRIHLIEGRKENPVAVVAGVNLPKSWVGPDALACGTGTDAGVYDFSKKEWLSRIKNVSGEFAVSPDGTKLVATGDGLRVRLWALTSGKTLHTENDSVPEPALLAGSADGCTLFMLSADTAYHWPTNKEPVKPAGTLPGRAVAAAVGGGRLVVATPDAIVVYDEFDPTRPLPPSPTRTLKDSAGAKAVAASERGNRIAWSQDGGRVVITDATGTGARRELPVTTTSVFALAFNPAGDRLGVLGRDPFLRVWDVSAGAGEPKEVWKARIQRGQKGAVAFSPDGKLVTAVSTAQLAVFDAADGMKSDEYREPLYRAERSSEHGAIHHAAFSPDSRLLVVGSAGVYGRVEVWELVTHGMVRALTTGYGGTARLCVFPDGTRAASAGAEEAITVWDLTLRPSTQPKDTDLRAAWTALLSQDAATGYPAIKVFVAAGTRGAGFLADTLKPLLADERKIKEWVADLGSETFSVRENASKELVAQGSRALAVLSAAVKSDDPEVRDRAREVLGKLTVKGFSVPPHGLIDDQLRLFRVVQALEEIGSVEAKRVVETIAATGGRPGEEAKTVLARWKMKK; encoded by the coding sequence TTGAGCGCCGCTCAGGAGCCGCCGAGCCGGTCGAACACGCCCCAGGGCCAAACGAAAGATCCGCCCCTCGTCGGACCCGCTCAGGCGAACGGGCTCCCCGCTGGCGCAATCGCCCGACTCGGCCACACCCGCCTCCGACACGCCGACAAGCCCACGTGTGTCGCATTCGCACCCGACGGCAAGACGTTCGTCACGGGCGGCGACGACGGCACGGTCCGCGTGTGGTCAGTGGCGACCGGCGAGCAGGTCCACCTGATCCAGAAGCCGGGACTGGGCGTAACGGCGCTCCAGTTCACGCACGGCGGTAAGCGGCTCGCGGTGCAGTTCGGCACCGACGGCCTCATCCGCTTTTTCGACGCCAATACCTTCCGCGACCTCGGCTCCGCGCCGTTCGTCAATCGCCACCTCTTCGATTTCAGCGCGGACGGCACCTATATGGCGACCACCGACCTCGCTGGCAATTTGACCGTCACCGAACTCGCGAACGACCTGCCCAAACTCGAACTCGCCGACGCGAAGCGCTTCGCCTTCCACCCCGACGGCAAATCGATTGCCGTGGCTGACACGAAAGGCACCATCACCGTCTACCTCCTGACTGGCGGCAAACCGACGTTCACGACCAAACGGGAGGGCGAGGTCACCGGCCTCGCATACAGCCCGAACGGGACGCGGCTCGCGGTCGGCACCCGCACCGCAGACGGCACCGGCCGGATTCATCTGATCGAGGGCCGGAAAGAAAACCCGGTGGCCGTGGTCGCGGGCGTCAACCTTCCCAAGTCCTGGGTGGGACCGGACGCCCTGGCGTGTGGCACCGGCACCGACGCCGGAGTGTACGACTTCTCCAAGAAGGAATGGCTCAGTCGCATCAAGAACGTGTCCGGTGAGTTCGCGGTGTCGCCGGACGGGACGAAGCTCGTCGCGACGGGTGACGGGCTCCGGGTCCGCTTGTGGGCTCTGACGAGCGGAAAGACGTTACACACGGAGAACGACAGCGTTCCCGAACCGGCGCTGCTCGCCGGGTCCGCTGACGGCTGCACCCTGTTCATGCTCAGTGCCGACACGGCCTACCATTGGCCCACGAATAAGGAACCGGTCAAACCCGCAGGAACGCTGCCCGGCCGCGCCGTTGCGGCGGCGGTGGGAGGGGGCCGGCTCGTCGTCGCCACCCCCGATGCGATCGTGGTTTACGACGAGTTCGACCCGACCAGGCCGCTTCCCCCCTCACCGACGCGGACCTTGAAGGACAGCGCGGGGGCCAAGGCCGTCGCCGCGTCCGAGCGCGGGAACCGTATCGCCTGGTCACAGGACGGCGGTCGCGTCGTGATCACCGACGCGACCGGAACGGGCGCGCGCCGCGAGCTACCCGTCACCACGACGAGCGTCTTCGCGCTCGCCTTCAACCCGGCCGGGGACCGGCTGGGCGTCCTCGGGCGCGACCCGTTTCTGCGCGTCTGGGACGTGAGCGCGGGAGCTGGGGAGCCGAAGGAAGTGTGGAAGGCCCGCATCCAGCGCGGGCAGAAGGGGGCCGTCGCGTTCAGCCCGGACGGCAAACTGGTCACGGCGGTCTCCACCGCGCAGCTCGCGGTGTTCGACGCCGCCGACGGCATGAAGTCCGACGAGTACCGCGAACCACTGTACCGCGCCGAGCGGAGCAGCGAACACGGGGCGATCCACCACGCCGCGTTCAGCCCCGATAGTCGGTTGCTCGTCGTGGGCTCCGCCGGAGTTTACGGCCGGGTGGAGGTGTGGGAGCTGGTGACCCACGGCATGGTTCGGGCGCTGACAACGGGTTACGGTGGGACGGCGCGGTTGTGCGTCTTCCCGGACGGCACCCGGGCCGCGTCCGCGGGCGCCGAAGAGGCGATTACCGTTTGGGACCTCACCCTCCGCCCCTCCACACAGCCCAAGGACACAGACCTGCGGGCCGCCTGGACCGCTCTTCTGTCCCAGGACGCCGCTACGGGGTATCCGGCGATCAAGGTGTTCGTTGCCGCCGGCACCCGCGGCGCGGGGTTCCTGGCCGACACGCTGAAGCCGCTCCTCGCCGACGAGAGGAAGATCAAGGAGTGGGTTGCGGACCTCGGCTCCGAGACGTTCAGCGTCCGCGAGAACGCGTCGAAGGAGCTGGTGGCTCAGGGGAGCCGTGCCCTGGCGGTGCTGAGTGCCGCGGTGAAGTCCGACGACCCCGAGGTCCGTGACCGCGCGCGGGAGGTACTCGGCAAACTCACCGTGAAGGGCTTCTCCGTTCCGCCCCACGGACTGATCGACGACCAGCTCCGTCTGTTTCGCGTGGTTCAGGCGCTCGAGGAGATCGGATCGGTCGAGGCGAAACGGGTGGTCGAAACCATCGCCGCGACCGGCGGCCGACCCGGCGAGGAGGCGAAGACGGTCCTCGCCCGGTGGAAGATGAAGAAGTAA
- a CDS encoding ABC transporter ATP-binding protein yields the protein MAAKPQPGFVRFGTEVRELIETARKTWRMLSRPHRYSLLAAVCIMAVGGVLATAVPILSGKLVDRVAQGIQSGEPRAAVLESVTYVLFGIGVLVLVRELLQVLRRYLVENTCTRIERHTSVKVISHLMQANLSGLTHEKIGTLHGKIFRSVSGFMRLLRLSFLDFFPAVLVGVFAVATAIWKEPWLGLAMLGVIPASLFLTVWQLVSQKRVRMKLLRVNEELDGTVVELLGGLDYVRVANAHLHELRRVAKAAESKRAKELRHHVAMSLFGAGKAITEGLFHVGVLAFAAYLAISGSISFGDILTFSMLYLSAMAPLNEIHRVLDEGHEASLRVVDLQELLSLPVDPSFKTPTHTEPRLDDTVAVVRVEGLHVEYSLPDGRPAPALRGIDLVIHPGETIGVAGKSGCGKSTWLKVLMRLLHPREGRTWLMGVPLEEVSRETISHLIGYVGQNPFIFSGTIEENITYGSIRYLPEDVVRAAKMACIHDEIVAMPDGYKSAVAERGANLSGGQRQRIALARVFLLNPPILVLDEATSALDTISERRVQQAIGTATRDRTVIMVAHRLSTFADADRIFVFDDGLLVETGPYHELIGRAGLFAELVRASQSSKAEPHSPPAATAG from the coding sequence ATGGCCGCCAAGCCGCAGCCCGGTTTTGTCCGATTCGGGACCGAAGTTCGCGAACTGATCGAAACCGCCCGCAAGACGTGGCGGATGCTGTCCCGCCCGCACCGGTACTCGCTCCTGGCCGCCGTGTGCATCATGGCCGTCGGCGGCGTGCTGGCGACGGCCGTACCCATCCTCTCGGGCAAACTCGTTGACCGGGTCGCCCAGGGCATCCAGTCGGGCGAGCCGCGGGCCGCGGTGCTCGAATCCGTGACTTACGTCCTGTTCGGCATCGGCGTGCTCGTCCTGGTGCGCGAACTCCTTCAGGTGCTCCGGCGCTACCTGGTCGAGAACACCTGCACCCGGATCGAACGGCACACGAGCGTGAAGGTGATCTCGCACCTCATGCAGGCCAATCTGTCAGGACTGACGCACGAGAAAATCGGCACGCTGCACGGCAAGATCTTTCGCTCGGTGAGCGGGTTCATGCGGCTTTTGCGGCTGTCATTTCTCGACTTTTTCCCGGCCGTGCTGGTCGGGGTGTTTGCCGTCGCAACGGCGATATGGAAGGAGCCGTGGCTCGGGCTGGCGATGCTCGGCGTGATCCCCGCGTCGCTGTTCCTGACCGTCTGGCAGCTCGTCTCCCAGAAGCGCGTCCGCATGAAGCTGCTGCGGGTGAACGAGGAGCTGGACGGGACCGTCGTCGAACTGCTCGGCGGGTTGGACTACGTGCGGGTGGCGAACGCCCACCTCCACGAGTTGCGCCGGGTCGCGAAGGCGGCGGAGTCGAAGCGCGCGAAGGAGCTCCGGCACCACGTTGCGATGTCGCTGTTTGGGGCCGGCAAGGCCATCACCGAGGGCCTGTTCCACGTCGGCGTCCTGGCGTTCGCGGCCTACCTGGCGATCTCCGGGTCGATCAGCTTCGGCGACATCCTGACGTTCTCGATGCTCTACCTGAGCGCGATGGCGCCGCTGAACGAGATCCACCGCGTGCTCGACGAGGGGCACGAGGCGAGCTTGCGCGTCGTGGACCTGCAGGAACTGCTGTCGCTCCCGGTGGACCCGTCGTTCAAGACGCCGACCCACACCGAGCCCCGGCTGGACGATACGGTCGCCGTCGTTCGGGTGGAGGGGCTCCATGTGGAGTACAGCTTGCCCGACGGCCGACCGGCGCCGGCGCTGCGGGGCATCGATCTCGTGATCCACCCCGGTGAGACGATCGGCGTGGCGGGCAAGTCGGGGTGCGGAAAATCGACGTGGCTCAAGGTCCTCATGCGCCTGCTCCACCCCCGAGAGGGGCGTACGTGGCTCATGGGCGTGCCGCTCGAAGAGGTGTCGCGGGAGACGATCAGCCACTTGATCGGGTACGTCGGTCAGAACCCGTTCATCTTCAGCGGCACGATCGAGGAGAACATCACTTACGGGTCGATCCGGTATCTCCCCGAAGACGTGGTCCGGGCGGCGAAAATGGCGTGCATCCACGACGAGATCGTGGCCATGCCGGACGGTTACAAGTCGGCGGTGGCCGAGCGCGGCGCGAACCTGTCGGGCGGCCAGCGCCAGCGGATCGCGCTGGCCCGCGTGTTCCTGCTGAACCCGCCCATCCTGGTGCTCGACGAGGCCACGAGCGCGCTCGACACGATCAGCGAGCGGCGGGTGCAGCAGGCGATCGGAACGGCCACCCGGGACCGGACCGTCATCATGGTCGCGCACCGCCTGAGCACGTTCGCGGACGCGGACCGGATCTTCGTGTTCGACGACGGCCTACTGGTCGAAACCGGTCCGTACCACGAGCTGATCGGGCGGGCGGGTCTGTTTGCCGAACTGGTCCGGGCGTCGCAATCGAGCAAGGCCGAACCGCACTCGCCGCCGGCGGCTACCGCGGGCTGA
- the nrfD gene encoding NrfD/PsrC family molybdoenzyme membrane anchor subunit, whose amino-acid sequence MNAPTAAGYTAKEPTQPVPWHGLVVWDLFFNALTTGLFLTAAVGELAAPSAFASIAVWAYPLALVLLLTDLTFLVLDLGDPLRFHHMLRVFKPSSPMSLGTWCLTTYSLPLAAVVVIGLAVLVGVLPGDSATLGWIHKGLLVFALPFAFGSMAYKGVLFSTSSQPGWRDARWLGAYHVASGFALGSALLLALAAILRSPAATGALRPAVVALMIIQFVPLALLARELKPALAQRRTREQMMVAAALVFGVGGLFPLILLLFNGPVVDVAVAATALGGGWVVRHWIVMLPRFSLSGSSTH is encoded by the coding sequence ATGAACGCACCGACCGCCGCCGGCTACACCGCGAAGGAGCCGACCCAACCGGTCCCGTGGCACGGACTGGTCGTGTGGGACCTGTTCTTCAATGCGCTCACCACCGGGTTGTTTCTAACGGCGGCCGTTGGCGAGCTGGCGGCCCCGTCCGCGTTCGCGTCGATCGCCGTATGGGCGTATCCACTCGCACTGGTATTGCTCCTGACCGACCTCACGTTCCTGGTTCTTGACCTGGGCGATCCGTTGCGCTTCCACCACATGCTCCGGGTGTTCAAGCCGAGTTCCCCGATGTCGCTGGGGACGTGGTGCCTCACCACGTACTCGCTTCCTCTGGCGGCCGTGGTCGTGATCGGTCTGGCGGTCCTCGTTGGCGTGCTGCCAGGTGATTCGGCCACTCTCGGGTGGATACACAAGGGCTTGCTCGTGTTCGCGCTACCGTTTGCGTTCGGGTCGATGGCGTACAAGGGCGTGTTGTTCAGCACCAGTTCCCAGCCCGGCTGGCGCGATGCCCGGTGGTTGGGTGCGTATCACGTCGCGTCAGGCTTCGCGCTGGGCAGCGCACTCCTCCTGGCTCTGGCCGCAATCCTGAGGAGCCCCGCAGCAACCGGTGCCCTGCGCCCCGCAGTCGTTGCACTCATGATCATTCAGTTCGTGCCTCTCGCGCTCCTCGCACGAGAATTAAAACCCGCTCTCGCTCAGCGGCGGACACGTGAGCAGATGATGGTGGCGGCAGCACTGGTATTCGGTGTCGGCGGCCTCTTTCCGTTGATTCTTCTGCTGTTCAACGGACCTGTTGTGGATGTGGCCGTTGCCGCGACCGCACTCGGGGGTGGATGGGTCGTCCGTCACTGGATCGTGATGCTACCGCGCTTCTCGCTGTCGGGGTCTTCAACGCACTGA